The window ACCTTTCAAACCCGGGAATTCATCCCACAGGCCTAATGGCGGTCCGATTTTCCCTGTCTTTACACCTTCGAAAAACCTGAGGTTGGCCGTGATATCGGCAAATCTTGCACCGGCCCTGTCAATGAATACATCTGGCCTGTAGGGCCTGAAGTGCATAAAGGCGAATGCAACCCCGACAGGAGCCTCCGGGTAATATTTCTTAATCGTATGAAAGGATGCCTGATGCATGTCGAAAAAAGTCCGATAAACCTTTATAAACGCGACAGGATTCTTTTTGTATGGAGGAAACTGCCCGGCGAAGTATCCGCCCAGAGGCACGACATTCGGCTCGTTTATCGGCAGCCAGTAGTCGACAAGATCGCCCAGTGAGCTTACGATAACATCAAGATAATCCTTGAAATGCTTCATGAAAACAGGCCTGTTTTCAAATCCTCCGTAGGCCAGCACCCATATGGGAATAGTAAAATGATGCAGGCAGAGCATGACCTTGATGCCGTTTTTTTTCAAGGCCTCAAGAATTTTCCGGTAATGGGCGATGGCGGCTTCGTCCGTTTTGCCTTCCGACGGTATCACCCTTGACCATTCAATTGACGGACGGTGAATCATCACGCCGAGTTCCCTTGCAAGGGTATAGTCCTCTTCATATCTGTTCCAGTGATCACATGCATTTCCGCAGGGTTCTTTGAATTTTCTCTGTCCGACAGGTTTCCTCATATCCATCTTTTCCATGAAGTACCAGTCGTTGTTGAAATTTCCCCCTTCTGTCTGATATGCCGATGCGGCCGTGCCCCACATGAAGCCTTTTGGAAATAAGACTTTATCCATTTTTAATCTCCCCGGGTTTTGATATCCGTCAAGTATACTCAATACCTGCCTTCATCAAGGAATAAAATTTCAGAAAAATCCCTATGGACAACAACACTGGAATTTCAGATACTATTGATGATTATTTGATATTCAATAAATGGAGGATTTGCCGTGAAGGCACTGCTGGACAGATTTATCAGACACCTGCAAACAGGCATAAGCATAAAGGAACGATTTATCTGCACTGTAGTAATGTATCTGTTTTTCTGTATCGCATATCTTGCCGCCAACCGTTTCATAGACATGAGAAGCTGCCATAATATTTCCACTCCGGTTGATGAAGCGCTGCCGTTCATGCCCTATTTTATTTATCCGTATTCATTCATTTATGTTTTTTCCATGCTTCCTTCGCTGGTATGTGAAAACCGTTCTCTTTATTTCAGAACGGTCGTCGGCAGCGGCCTGCTCATTATAATTTCAGCAGCAATATTCGTCGTTTTTCCCGTAAGCATCCCCAGGTCATATGATCTCCCCGCCGGTTTCACGGGATGGGTATTTTCCCAGCTTGACTGGATTGACAATCCAGTTTGCGGATTTCCAAGCCTGCATGTAGGATTGACGATGCTTGCCACTTTTTGCGTCTTCAGGGAAAACCGCATACTAGGCTGGTTCTGCGTTGTAGTTGCAATGCTTACGGTCTTGTCCACCCTGCTCACCAAACAGCATGTATTATGGGATGTAGCAGGCGGTGCTGTCATGGCGATATCAATTGACCTTCTTATACTGCGAAACTGGATAAATTATCTTATCCCCCTTGAATACGCCAGGCAGGAGTTCAACAGGGTAAGAAACAATTTCAAATTTTAAATTTAATAACCGGCAGCAAGACATCTTCAAAATAAGGTTTTTCGAATATAAAATTAAGGATATTCATAATTTTTATAAAATCATTACGGGTCTATCATGTCATAAACCTTTAAGCATTTTATCATTCCTGAACCGTAAAAGGAGAGTTTATGAATAAACTTGCTGCGGAATTTATCGGGACTTTATGGCTGGTATTGGGAGGATGCGGAAGCGCTGTTTTAGCAGCAGCTTATCCGGAACTGGGAATCGGATTTGCAGGTGTTGCCATCGCATTCGGTTTAACAGTGCTGACAATGGTTTATGCAATCGGACACATTTCAGGCTGCCACCTGAATCCTGCCGTATCAATCGGCCTCTGGGCCGGAGGCCGTTTTGATAAAAAAGAGCTGCTTCCATACATCATTGCCCAGGTCCTCGGAGGAATAGCCGGAGCAGGAATCCTTTTCCTTATTGCAAGCGGAAAAGCCGGTTTTGAACTTGGAGGGTTCGCAGCCAACGGGTATGGGGAACACTCTCCTGATGGATACAGTATGCTTTCAGGTCTAATTACTGAAATTGTAATGACCTTCATGTTTTTAATTATTATTTTAGGTGCTACGCATCCAAAAGCCCCAAAAGGTTTTGCCGGAATAGCAATCGGCCTGGGATTAACACTTATTCACCTGATAAGCATTCCTGTAACAAACACCTCGGTAAACCCAGCAAGAAGTACAAGCCAGGCAATATTCGTCGGCGGCTGGGCATTGAGCCAGTTATGGCTGTTCTGGGTAGCGCCGATTGCCGGAGCAGTTTTAGCAGGTTTTGTTTATAAAATAATTTCACCCGAAAAAGAATAAATCAACACCTGCTTTTATAATATTGAATCATTGCCAGTCCTCGCAGATATTGTGCGAACAGGTTATGGTTATTATGGTTTGTGGTTTATAGCCCTTTTGAGGAGCCTGTCCTGAACGGCTGAGCCTGTAAGTTCCCGCAGGGCATCTGCAGCTATCCATCTGCCTGCCTTTGTGCCTGAGATGCGTATCCTTTGTGAAAGCTCAATAGCCTTTCCGTTGAGGTAAAGATTACGCTTCCCTATCTGTCGGATGGCCCAGTTGACGGCCTTTCTGACCATCGGCCTGTCATCGCCGGATTCGCTCATTATCAAAGGATAAAACTCTTCGAACAGCTCATCCGGCGCCTTTCTGTCGGCTACGGCAATTCTTGCCATAAGGACAAAGCCGGCGCGCTTCACAAAAGTTTCTTCCCTTTTGGACCATGCAAGGGCCTTTTGAAGTGCATAGGGTGTTTTCTGGAAAAGGTTTGAACAGACCTGATCGCACACGTCCCATGAATTGAAAGCCACGACCCATTCTTCCATTTGTTCCGGCAGCACTTCCCTGTGATCATCAACAAGTGAGGCAAGTATCCTTGCCTCGTGAATTCCGCAGTCCCATAAAAGAAGGGCAAGTTCGTGGTCTTTTCCGGTCTCTTTTGCCATTGCCCTGAGTCTAGGCATTGAAACGCCAAGAAGAACTCCTCCGGGATTAATCCCGTAACGCATCATACCGGCAGCATCGGCTGGGCTGGCCAGAGACTCGAGCCTGGTGATTATATCATCAGCCTTCATATAAATTCCCCGATTTAATGCAGCTGGCGGCATTACTAATGAGCGTTTACAGTCCTTTCCGATGCCCATTCCCTCAGATTTTCGATCTGCTCCACGCGGGTAACAGATAAGGGCTTTGTCCTGCCAATCTCAGCAACAAGCATATCGTTCGTAAGTTCACAATTTGCTGAAAATGCACCGTAAAGCCCTGATACGACCACCTGTTCTATTTCGGCCCCGCTGAAACCGTCTGAGGCCTCTGCAAGTGCCGCGATATCGAACTTCGCAGGATCTTTTCCGCGTCTTCTCAGATGGATCGAAAAGATAGCGGCCCTGCTATCGGCATCGGGAAGGTCTACAAAGAACACCTCGTCGAAACGGCCTTTCCTGAGGAATTCCGGCGGCAATTTTTCAACTTCGTTTGCCGTCGCCACTACAAATACATCGCCTTTCCTGTCCTGCAGCCAGGAAAGGAAGGTCCCCAGGACGCGCTGTGACACGCCTCCGTCCTCGCTGCCGCCGGAGGCGAATGCCTTTTCAATCTCGTCTATCCACAGGATTACCGGCGCCATCTTTTCGGCCGTTTCCATGGCCCGCTTGAAGTTGCGCTCGCTCTCTCCGATGTACTTGTTGTACAGATTGGACGGGTCCATTTTTAATAGCGGCAGGCCCCATTCCATTGAAACAGCCTTGGCGCACAGGCTCTTCCCCGATCCCGGAACACCGAGCAGGAGTATCCCCTTCGGAAAAGCGAGTCCGAAGGAAACAGCCCTTTCAGGTTCGGTTATTATCATCCTTCGTTTGTTGAGCCAGTCTTTCAGTGTGGCCATGTCCGCAATTTCCGACATGCCGTGCTCAGCCGGGAAATACTCCAGAAGACCGTCCCTTTCCACGACCGTCCTTTTAGCGTCAATCACCCTCTGGATGTCTTTTGCATTAAGGCCTCCGTCTTCAATGATGGCCCTGGTCAGAATTTTTTCCGCTTCAAGAAGCGTAAGCCCTTTCAGATTGTTTATAAGCCGGTTCAGTTCAGTGTTTGTTATCTCGACCTTGATCTCGGTTTTGGCCCTGAGGTCGCGGATGATGTTATTGAGAAGTTCAGAATATTCCTCTCTTTTCGGCGCGGGGGGAGACACTTCAGCCAGATAAGGCTTCAGGCTCTCGGGTATATTCATGTCGGCGCCGGTCAGAATTATCGAAGCATCGTGGGGAGAATATTTTTTTGCGGCGTCGTAGAGTCTGGCTGCAATTGCCGGATCGCTCAGAAAAGGCGCTATCCCCTGAAACAGGTAGATCGCGGGAAAATCAGAACTGATGACATGATCGAGTGCAGCTTTCGGTTCGGTTGTCATATAAACCGGCCCGTCCATATCCGTGCGTTTGAGGCCATGCGTAAGGCTCCATGTGAAAAGCTTCAAGCCTAAAGAGTCTGCCAGATGCGATAAGAGGCTTTCAGCTCGCTCCTCTTCATTGGTTCTGACCCAGATGAGTCCGTAATGAGACTTTATCAGAAGGGCTATTTCCCTGACTATATCAGGTACTGCCCCGGGGGAAGGCTTTTCACATTCCTTCTCCTCATTTTCCGCTTCAGGCTGTTTGCCCAGCCTTGCCTCCGCCCTTGCATAAATAACGCCGCATCGCGGGCATTCTGTCAGTGGACCCGGATCGCCGTCATTTCTTATATATCCGCATTTAAGGCATTTCTTTCCCATCAAGTATTCCTTTATGCTCTTGTTAGTCTCCGGTATTTTATGCGGTGCGGGGTATCCGCTGCAGCGCCCAGGCGTCTTTTCTTGTCCTCTTCATATTCAGTGTAGTTGCCGTCGAACCATGTGACCGTGCTGTCGCCCTCGAATGCCAGAATATGTGTTGCGATGCGGTCAAGGAACCATCTGTCGTGGCTTACCACGACCGCGCACCCTGCAAAGTTCTCCAGCGCCTCTTCGAGGGCACGCATGGTGTTCACGTCAAGATCGTTCGTCGGCTCGTCCAGAAGAATTACATTCGCGCCGCTCCCCAGCATCATGGCAAGATGAACACGGTTTCTTTCTCCTCCCGAAAGAGTGCCTAGCTTTTTCTGCTGGTCGGTGCCCGAAAAGTTATAGCGGGCGACATACGCTCGCGAGTTGATCTCGCGGCCTCCCAGCACTATAGTGTCCTTCCCGCCGGAAATGGTCTCCCATATGGTTTTATCAGGATCGAGAGAATCCCTGCTCTGATCGACATATGCGAGCTTTACGGTTTCGCCGATGCGGATTGAACCGGAATCAGGCGTTTCCTGGCCGGTAATCATCCTGAAAAGTGTCGTCTTTCCGGCACCGTTAGGGCCTATTACCCCGATAATGCCGCCGGGAGGCAGCATGAAGCTCATGTTTTCAAAAAGAAGCTTGTCGCCGTAGGCTTTCGTTACGGCCTGCGCTTCGATTACTACATTACCGAGCCTTGGCCCGGGCGGTATATATATTTCAAGGTCTCTGGCGCGCCTTTCGGATTCGCTGCCGAGCAGTTCTTCGTATGCGGTTATCCTGGCCTTCGCCTTTGCATGACGCCCCTTAGGGCTCATGCGTATCCAGTCCAGTTCACGTTCAAGTGTCTTCTGGCGATCGGTTTCGCCCTTTTCCTCAACTCTCAACCTTTCCTGCTTCTGTTCGAGCCATGAAGAATAGTTGCCTTTCCAGGGTATTCCGTGGCCACGGTCGAGTTCGAGTATCCATCCGGCAACATTATCCAGAAAATAGCGATCATGTGTAACTGCAATGATTGTACCCTCATAGCGCTGCAGGTGATGTTCGAGCCACGCAACTGTTTCTGCGTCGAGATGGTTGGTCGGTTCGTCGAGCAGCAGGATGTCGGGCTTCTGCAAAAGCAGGCGGCACAGTGCAACCCTGCGCTTTTCGCCTCCGGAAAGCACTTTTACCTGCATGTCGCCCGGAGGACAGCGAAGCGCATCCATTGCCATTTCAAGACGCGCATCAAGATCCCACGCATTAAGGTGGTCGAGCTTTTCCTGTACGACGCCCTGGCGTTCTATCAGGGAATTCATCTCATCGTCACTCATGGGCTCGGCAAATTTCATGCTGATCTCGTTGAATTCGTTCAGGAGGTTTACCGTTTCCTGTACGCCCTCTTCCACCACCTGGCGGACCGTCCTGGTTTCATCAACAAGGGGTTCCTGTTCAAGATAGCCCACTGTGTACCCGGGTGAAAGCACGGCCTGACCGTCAAAAGCATTATCAACGCCGGCCATTATTCGAAGGAGCGAACTTTTGCCCGAACCGTTGAGGCCGAGTACGCCTATCTTGGCGCCGTAAAAATAGGACAGAGAGATGTCCTTGATAACTTCCTTTTTTTCGTAGCGCTTGCTCACGCGCATCATCGAATAGATTATCTTGTTCGGTTCAACCGCCATTAAATGCTCCCTCCGTTATCAAACAGTAAACATGCCTTTTTCATAAATTGTTATGGTTCTTCCTGATTTAAGCTTTGCCGTGACCCTCTTTTTTTCAGTATTCACAAGGTCCCAGTGAAGGGCCGAATCGTTAAAGCCCAGCGCCTCCTTCTTCTCTTTCGTAAGCTCTGCCGGGTCACCGGAATATGTATCCGAATACGATGCACCGACTGCGATATGACAGTTGCCGTTTCTGCCTCCGAAGTTCTCGTCAAAAAGGGTATTGGCCATGAACCTGTCGATCTTGGAAAAACGTTTGTCTGTCAGGGAAAATTCGCCCACCTGATCAGCCCCGTCATCCATTGAAAGCTGCTTGCGCGCAAATTCCGCTCCCTTGTCGGCATCAATCTTCACTGCACGGCCGTTCCTGAATTCAAGCTTCAAGCCTTTTACCAGGTTTCCGTTCCTGTAGGAGGGCTGGTCCGCATAGTAGACTCCCCTTGTCCCGCGCCAGTCGGGAGACAGGAATATCTCAAAGCTCGGTATGTTGTGCCCTGATATCCCTATCCATTTCCTCATCTCTCCGGGCGTTATGACAAGGTCGGTGTTAGCGCTTTCCACATGGTATTCAGCCACTTCCATGGAATTAAGGCCTTTTTTGATCGAACTCACCTCGGTATATACATCTATCCATTTCCCGACAGGGTCTCTGCTGTTAAGGAAAGCGGCCTTTGAAATCTGTTTCGTATAGTCATCCAAAGATAGGCCCGCATGCTTTGCAAGCTCTTCAGTAGGATACATGCACAGAGTCCAGCCGAAGAGCCCCATCTCTTCGCGCTTGTCAAGTATGTCGCGCAGGTATTTCTGGGCAACCGCCGCCATGCCTATGCGTTTGGGATCTATTCCGGCAAGGTGTGTTAGCGATGAAGGTGCGATGATATAGATGCTCCCGTTCAGGCTCTTATAGAGTTCCTCATTCCCGGGGACCTTGAATGTGAGCTGCTCGTCATTTGAAAGGGAATAAAATCCCTTTTCCATCGTCGGGGTAATGCCTGCCCTCGGTATGACATTAAATCCCATTTTTATGAGCCTTGAATATACGGATTCAGCAAGGCTTATGGCGGGCAGTTCATACCTGAGCAGGATGATGTCGCCTTTTTTAAAAGTCTGCGTGCGTGCCGTTGTAAGCCCCCAGATAAGAACATCCGTATATTTTTCGAGCCTTATTTTCATAATTCCCTCCTTCTGGCTGCTAAATGTCTTTTTGCCAGTTCAACATATATTTCAGCCGGGTTTCTGTTTGCTATCGCACTGTCTGCATCAAGCTCTCTCTTGAATACTGCGGGTGAACCTGCAACAAGCTGATTCTCGCCGATTTCCTGCCTCTCCCTGACAACCGCACCTGCCGCCACGATAGAACCCTTTCCTATGACCGAGCCGTTCAGAAGAATCGAACCCAGTCCTATAACCGAACCTTCGCCTATGCGGCAGCCGTGAAGAACAGCGTTGTGGCCGACAGTGACATAATCTCCTATAACGGTTGCATTTATGCCGTCGACATGTATCGTGCAGTTATCCTGTATGTTGGAAAACCTGCCAATTCTTATTGCATTGAGGTCGCCTCTGATGACTGCGCCGTACCAGATGCTTGAACCTTCACCGATTTCCACGTCTCCTATGACAACCGCATTCGGAGCCACGAAAACCCCTTCGGCAATTTTGGGTTTTTTCCCGTTAATCTCGATAATCATTTGTTCACTCTTCAGTCAAAACTCTTTGCCAGTCAAGAAGAGATATGGGCGTTTATCACGACCGGAATCATTTTTGGTATTAATTCCCGCAATTGAATTTTTGATAGAATTTTTTGTGAAATACACGAATGAATTAAACAGCAGTTCAACCTCTTAACAGGCATATCTTCCCGGGTGCGACTCGAATATCATAAAATGGGAAAGACTTTCGTCAAGGCCTCAGCCGCAACCGGCAGATATAAAGGTTTCATGGCCTGTGCGCTTTATTTTTTTGCCGGGATTCTCATCCAAGGGACTGATTAAGGGTTCCTATCTTTCAAGGTCTGAAACGGCCTTTTTAATTCGGCCAAGAGCTTCTTCAATAACAGCCCTCGGGCAGCCGAAATTGAGCCTGACAAAACCCTTGACGCCGAAATCGTTCCCGTCGGAAAGCCCGACCCCCCTTTCTTCAAAGAAGGCCGCCGGATTTTGAAGCCCCAGTTCCCGGCAGTCTATCCAGGCAAGGTAAGTCGCCTCGACATGATTCATTGATAATCCATCGATCCCGGATATCGATTCTTCAAGGTAATCCCGGTTTTCCCCAAGATATTCTATCAGGGAGTCATGCCAGTCTTTGCAGTCGCGGTAAGCAGCCAGGCCAGCGGTATAGCCGAAAATATTCACATGGGGAACTATTCCATCCATGGCCTTTTTGAAGCTTTTTCTGATTTTTTCATCGGGGATAACGGCAAAGGAAAAGCCCAGTCCCGGTATGTTGAATGTCTTGCTGGGTGCCATCAAAGTAATGGTACTAGCGGCGATTTCTTCCGATAGAGAAGCTATCGGTACATGCCTTTTGTCTTTATCCAGCACAAGCCCGCAATGTATCTCGTCCGAGCAGATGATCATACCGCGCCTCAAACAGATTTCGGCAAGCGTATTCAATTCTTCGGAACTGAAAACCCGGCCGAGGGGATTCTGCGGGTTACAGAGAATGAACATGTCAGTGTCTTTTGTATGGGACTTTTCAATTGCATCATATTCAAACCTGTAGCTGCCATTTTCAACCATGTGTTCTGTTGTCACGAGTCTTTTGCCTGCATTGACCGGGGCGCTTAAAAACGGCGGATAAACAGGGATGGACGTCATCACCGTCTTTCCCG of the Desulfomonilia bacterium genome contains:
- a CDS encoding aminopeptidase, coding for MKIRLEKYTDVLIWGLTTARTQTFKKGDIILLRYELPAISLAESVYSRLIKMGFNVIPRAGITPTMEKGFYSLSNDEQLTFKVPGNEELYKSLNGSIYIIAPSSLTHLAGIDPKRIGMAAVAQKYLRDILDKREEMGLFGWTLCMYPTEELAKHAGLSLDDYTKQISKAAFLNSRDPVGKWIDVYTEVSSIKKGLNSMEVAEYHVESANTDLVITPGEMRKWIGISGHNIPSFEIFLSPDWRGTRGVYYADQPSYRNGNLVKGLKLEFRNGRAVKIDADKGAEFARKQLSMDDGADQVGEFSLTDKRFSKIDRFMANTLFDENFGGRNGNCHIAVGASYSDTYSGDPAELTKEKKEALGFNDSALHWDLVNTEKKRVTAKLKSGRTITIYEKGMFTV
- a CDS encoding AAA family ATPase, giving the protein MGKKCLKCGYIRNDGDPGPLTECPRCGVIYARAEARLGKQPEAENEEKECEKPSPGAVPDIVREIALLIKSHYGLIWVRTNEEERAESLLSHLADSLGLKLFTWSLTHGLKRTDMDGPVYMTTEPKAALDHVISSDFPAIYLFQGIAPFLSDPAIAARLYDAAKKYSPHDASIILTGADMNIPESLKPYLAEVSPPAPKREEYSELLNNIIRDLRAKTEIKVEITNTELNRLINNLKGLTLLEAEKILTRAIIEDGGLNAKDIQRVIDAKRTVVERDGLLEYFPAEHGMSEIADMATLKDWLNKRRMIITEPERAVSFGLAFPKGILLLGVPGSGKSLCAKAVSMEWGLPLLKMDPSNLYNKYIGESERNFKRAMETAEKMAPVILWIDEIEKAFASGGSEDGGVSQRVLGTFLSWLQDRKGDVFVVATANEVEKLPPEFLRKGRFDEVFFVDLPDADSRAAIFSIHLRRRGKDPAKFDIAALAEASDGFSGAEIEQVVVSGLYGAFSANCELTNDMLVAEIGRTKPLSVTRVEQIENLREWASERTVNAH
- a CDS encoding glycoside hydrolase family 1 protein; this translates as MDKVLFPKGFMWGTAASAYQTEGGNFNNDWYFMEKMDMRKPVGQRKFKEPCGNACDHWNRYEEDYTLARELGVMIHRPSIEWSRVIPSEGKTDEAAIAHYRKILEALKKNGIKVMLCLHHFTIPIWVLAYGGFENRPVFMKHFKDYLDVIVSSLGDLVDYWLPINEPNVVPLGGYFAGQFPPYKKNPVAFIKVYRTFFDMHQASFHTIKKYYPEAPVGVAFAFMHFRPYRPDVFIDRAGARFADITANLRFFEGVKTGKIGPPLGLWDEFPGLKGAMDFIGLNYYSSSYQKGLTNIPSKPGDTVTDMDWVIYPEGIYDCLEYLGNEVKLPVIVTENGIGTTDETQRIFYMDAHIRQVHKAIENGIPVKGYMCWSLTDNYEWDKGYEMRFGLINIDFATQKRTIKEGGKWYAKVIAANGLE
- the aqpZ gene encoding aquaporin Z; this translates as MNKLAAEFIGTLWLVLGGCGSAVLAAAYPELGIGFAGVAIAFGLTVLTMVYAIGHISGCHLNPAVSIGLWAGGRFDKKELLPYIIAQVLGGIAGAGILFLIASGKAGFELGGFAANGYGEHSPDGYSMLSGLITEIVMTFMFLIIILGATHPKAPKGFAGIAIGLGLTLIHLISIPVTNTSVNPARSTSQAIFVGGWALSQLWLFWVAPIAGAVLAGFVYKIISPEKE
- the ettA gene encoding energy-dependent translational throttle protein EttA, with product MAVEPNKIIYSMMRVSKRYEKKEVIKDISLSYFYGAKIGVLGLNGSGKSSLLRIMAGVDNAFDGQAVLSPGYTVGYLEQEPLVDETRTVRQVVEEGVQETVNLLNEFNEISMKFAEPMSDDEMNSLIERQGVVQEKLDHLNAWDLDARLEMAMDALRCPPGDMQVKVLSGGEKRRVALCRLLLQKPDILLLDEPTNHLDAETVAWLEHHLQRYEGTIIAVTHDRYFLDNVAGWILELDRGHGIPWKGNYSSWLEQKQERLRVEEKGETDRQKTLERELDWIRMSPKGRHAKAKARITAYEELLGSESERRARDLEIYIPPGPRLGNVVIEAQAVTKAYGDKLLFENMSFMLPPGGIIGVIGPNGAGKTTLFRMITGQETPDSGSIRIGETVKLAYVDQSRDSLDPDKTIWETISGGKDTIVLGGREINSRAYVARYNFSGTDQQKKLGTLSGGERNRVHLAMMLGSGANVILLDEPTNDLDVNTMRALEEALENFAGCAVVVSHDRWFLDRIATHILAFEGDSTVTWFDGNYTEYEEDKKRRLGAAADTPHRIKYRRLTRA
- a CDS encoding gamma carbonic anhydrase family protein — translated: MIIEINGKKPKIAEGVFVAPNAVVIGDVEIGEGSSIWYGAVIRGDLNAIRIGRFSNIQDNCTIHVDGINATVIGDYVTVGHNAVLHGCRIGEGSVIGLGSILLNGSVIGKGSIVAAGAVVRERQEIGENQLVAGSPAVFKRELDADSAIANRNPAEIYVELAKRHLAARRREL
- a CDS encoding phosphatase PAP2 family protein — translated: MKALLDRFIRHLQTGISIKERFICTVVMYLFFCIAYLAANRFIDMRSCHNISTPVDEALPFMPYFIYPYSFIYVFSMLPSLVCENRSLYFRTVVGSGLLIIISAAIFVVFPVSIPRSYDLPAGFTGWVFSQLDWIDNPVCGFPSLHVGLTMLATFCVFRENRILGWFCVVVAMLTVLSTLLTKQHVLWDVAGGAVMAISIDLLILRNWINYLIPLEYARQEFNRVRNNFKF
- a CDS encoding DNA alkylation repair protein — protein: MKADDIITRLESLASPADAAGMMRYGINPGGVLLGVSMPRLRAMAKETGKDHELALLLWDCGIHEARILASLVDDHREVLPEQMEEWVVAFNSWDVCDQVCSNLFQKTPYALQKALAWSKREETFVKRAGFVLMARIAVADRKAPDELFEEFYPLIMSESGDDRPMVRKAVNWAIRQIGKRNLYLNGKAIELSQRIRISGTKAGRWIAADALRELTGSAVQDRLLKRAINHKP
- a CDS encoding PatB family C-S lyase; this encodes MTNFDRIIDRRNTACIKWDKYKGRDVIPMWVADMDFEAPGPVTNAIIERAGHGVFGYTCEPDELEDVIVGMLETEYAWRIKPSWLVWLPGLVTGLNISCRAMPGKTVMTSIPVYPPFLSAPVNAGKRLVTTEHMVENGSYRFEYDAIEKSHTKDTDMFILCNPQNPLGRVFSSEELNTLAEICLRRGMIICSDEIHCGLVLDKDKRHVPIASLSEEIAASTITLMAPSKTFNIPGLGFSFAVIPDEKIRKSFKKAMDGIVPHVNIFGYTAGLAAYRDCKDWHDSLIEYLGENRDYLEESISGIDGLSMNHVEATYLAWIDCRELGLQNPAAFFEERGVGLSDGNDFGVKGFVRLNFGCPRAVIEEALGRIKKAVSDLER